The following nucleotide sequence is from Streptomyces sp. NBC_00239.
GCGGGTGCTGGCCGCGGCGGACCTGATCGTGCCCGGCCACGGCGGCCCGTTCAAGGCCGACGACACCGCCCCGCTGTAAAAGCCGGGGAGCCGGGGAGCCGGAAGCCGCAAGCCGGAAGTCAGGGGTCGGGAGCCGCGAGCGGTGAACCGGTCAGGGTCAGGAGCCGGTGCCGACCGCGCGCACCCCGTCGTCGTCCGGCCGCCCGGCGGGTTCGAGGGCCACGGCGGCGGCCCCTGCGGACCGTCCGGCGGTCCGGCAGCCGATGCACTGCGGGTGTCCGGCGCCCGCACCCGAGTCCTTGACCCGCCACGGCCAGTCCGAGGACGCGCGGGGTCCGCCCGGCTTGCCCCAGCCCGCCAGGTGCAGGCCCCACGTCGCCAGGAGGGCGAGGAGCGCCAGCGCCCCGCCGATCCACAGCCCCGCGGTCCAGGCGAAGCAGAGGGAGACCCCCGCGATCGCCGCGGCGAGGGTACCGAGTGCGGTTCCGGTCCATCCGGCCACCGTGTGGCCGAGGTCGACATTGCCGTGGGCGCTCATGCGGGCACTCCCGTCCAGGAGAAGGGGCAGGCAGATGCTAGGGAATCCCTTGCCCGCGGGGCAATACCCCGCACATGGCGGCTGGTTGACGAGGAATAGGGCGAGACGGCCGCCGGTTGTCCATGACCGC
It contains:
- a CDS encoding HGxxPAAW family protein; this encodes MSAHGNVDLGHTVAGWTGTALGTLAAAIAGVSLCFAWTAGLWIGGALALLALLATWGLHLAGWGKPGGPRASSDWPWRVKDSGAGAGHPQCIGCRTAGRSAGAAAVALEPAGRPDDDGVRAVGTGS